The Pseudomonas sp. KU26590 genomic sequence ATCGACATGATCGGTCTGGAAGTCGGTTACCGCCTGATTCCGCTGGTGGACCGCAACCAGGGTGGTCAGTTGCTGGCGCGGATCAAGGGTGTGCGCAAGAAGCTCTCCCAGGAGCTGGGCTTCCTCATGCCGACCGTGCACATCCGCGACAACCTCGACCTGGCGCCCAGCGCCTATCGCCTGACGCTGATGGGCGTGACCCTGGCCGAAGCCGAGATCTACCCGGACCGCGAACTGGCCATCAACCCCGGCCAGGTATTTGGCAGCCTCAACGGCATCACTGCCAAAGACCCGGCGTTTGGTCTGGAGGCCGTGTGGATCGAAATCAGCCAGCGTGCCCAGGCGCAATCCCTCGGTTACACCGTGGTGGACGCCAGTACCGTGGTGGCGACCCACTTGAACCAGATTCTCTACAAGCACTCTCATGAGCTGATCGGCCACGAGGAAGTCCAGCAATTGATGACCCTGCTGGCCAAGGGATCGCCAAAACTGGCAGAAGAACTGGTACCGGGCGTGCTGTCGCTGTCGGCCCTGCTGAAGGTGCTACAGGCGCTGCTGTCCGAACAGGTGCCGGTTCGCGACATCCGTTCCATCGCCGAAGCCATCGCCAACAACGCTGCGCGTAGTCAAGATACTGCCGCGCTGGTGGCTGCCGTACGGGTCGGATTGTCCCGCGCAATCGTCCAAAGCATTGTCGGCATTGAGCCGGAGCTGCCTGTGATCACCCTTGAGCCAAGGTTGGAACAGATATTGCTAAATAGTCTGCAGAAGGCAGGTCAGGGTCAGGAAGAAGGCGTTCTCCTCGAACCGAGCATGGCTGAGAAACTTCAGCGCTCGTTGATCGAAGCGGCGCAGCGTCAGGAGATGCAGGGGCAGCCGGTTATTTTGTTGGTCGCAGGTCCGGTTCGCGCCATGTTGTCCCGCTTTGGACGGTTGGCTGTACCGAATATGCATGTTTTGGCTTACCAGGAAATTCCTGACAATAAGCAAGTCACCATCGTAGCGACTGTCGGGCCTAACGGCTGAGGTAGTGAGTCATGCAAGTTAAGCGTTTTTTCGCCGCCGATATGCGACAAGCCATGAAACTGGTTCGCGATGAGCTGGGCGCTGAAGCTGCCATCATCGGGAACCGGCGGATCGCCGGCGGCGTGGAACTGACCGCCGCCCTGGATTACAAGTTGTCTGCGCTGGCCCCGCGTGTACCGAACATCGAACTCGAAGAAGAGCTGCGCAAGACCCAGTCGCGCATCGTCACCGCTCAGGCTGAGCTGACCCATCGCAGCGAGCTGGACACTGTTGCCAATCGCCAGTTGTTCGCTGGCCTGGCGATGGATGACAGCAAGCAGATCGAACCGACCCTGGAAGAACCGTTTCGCCCGTCGATCCACGCCGCTGTGGCCGCTGAACGTGCCGAGCGCAAGGCTGAGCCGGCGGTGGGCGATCGTGCCTACGAAGCGATGCGCTCCGAATTGAACGGTCTGCGCGAACTGCTGGAAGTCCAGCTGGGCTCGCTGGCCTGGAACCAGCTGCAAGGCAGCCGTCCGCAGCAGGCCAACCTGTGGCGCCGTCTGCAACGCGTCGGCCTCTCCGGCCCGCTGTCCCGCGATCTGCTGGCGATGGTCCCGGAATCCAGTGATCAGGCCCACACCTGGCGCATGCTGCTGGCCCATCTGGCCCGCATGATTGCCACGCCTGACGTCGAGCCACTGGAAGAGGGCGGTGTGATTGCCATGGTCGGCCCTGCCGGCATGGGCAAAACCACCACGCTGGCTAAACTGGCGGCCCGATATGTGTTGAAATACGGCGCGCAAAATATCGCGCTGGTGAGCATGGACAGTTTCCGCATTGGCGCTCAGGAACAGCTGAAAACCCTGGGTCGGATCCTCAATGTACCGGTCACCCACGTCGACCCGGGCCAGTCCCTGGCACAGGCGCTGGAGCCGCTGTTGCGCAAGCGCGTGGTGTTGATCGACACCGCCGGCCTGCAAGCCAGCGATCCGGCCCTGCGTCTGCAACTGGAAACCCTCGCCGGGCGTGGCATCAAGGCGCGCAACTACCTGGTGCTGGCGACAACCAGCCAGAAGCAGGTGCTGTCAGCGGCTTATCACAGTTATAAACGTTGCGGCCTGGCCGGGTGCATCCTGACCAAGCTCGACGAAACGGCCAGCCTGGGCGAAGTGCTCAGCCTGGCCGTGACACACGAACTGCCTGTGGCCTATCTCACTGATGGCCCACGGATACCGGATGATCTGCATTTGCCGCGTCGGCACCAATTGGTGAGCCGGGCAGTCAGCGTGCAGATGCAGGAGGAGCCTAGCGAGGAAGCGATGGCGGATATGTTTGCGGATCTTTATCACAGCACCGGCAAGCGCGCGGGCTAGGTATAGAAAATGACAGTGGAATTTTCCTGCATCGATGGTCTGCCAGGCATTGTTCAGGCACTGAACGTGCAGCCCGACATGTGGCTTAGGTCTAAGCAAGACAAGGTAAACAATTAACATGGGCAGCATGCATCCCGTACAGGTTATCGCGGTAACCGGTGGCAAAGGTGGCGTAGGCAAGACCAACGTTTCAGTGAATCTTTCACTGGCACTGGCCGAGCTGGGACGTCGCGTCATGCTGCTGGACGCCGATCTGGGTCTGGCCAACGTCGACGTATTATTGGGACTGACCCCCAAACGCACCCTGGCTGACGTCATCGAGGGGCGGTGCGAACTGCGCGATGTCCTGCTGCAGGGCCCGGGCGGCGTACGCATCGTGCCGGCGGCATCGGGCACCCAGAGCATGGTCCACCTGACCCCGGCGCAGCATGCCGGGTTGATTCAGGCGTTCAGTGACATCGGCGACAACCTCGATGTGCTGGTCATCGATACCGCCGCCGGCATCGGCGAGTCGGTGGTGAGCTTCGTCCGCGCCGCCCAGGAAGTGCTGCTGGTGGTGTGCGACGAGCCCACGTCGATCACCGACGCCTACGCCCTGATCAAACTGCTCAACCGCGATTACGGCATGAACCGCTTCCGCGTCCTGGCCAACATGGCCCAGAGCCCGCAGGAAGGGCGCAACCTCTTCGCCAAGCTGACGAAAGTCACCGACCGTTTTCTCGACGTGGCCCTGCAATATGTAGGCGCTGTGCCGTACGACGAATGCGTACGCAAGGCCGTGCAGAAACAGCGCGCCGTGTACGAAGCGTTTCCGCGTTCCAAATGTGCGTTGGCGTTCAAGGCCATCGCGCAGAAAGTCGACACCTGGCCGCTCCCGGCGAACCCGCGCGGCCATCTGGAATTTTTCGTAGAACGCCTCGTGCATCACACCAGCGCAGGGCCCGTCTCATGACAGCAAGTGGCTATCGCATGTACAGCAAATCGTCCAAAGACTCCCAGTATGAGCTGATCGAGCGGTATGCCCCGCTGGTCAAACGAATCGCCTACCACTTGCTGGCGCGTCTGCCGGCCAGCGTGCAGGTCGAGGACTTGATCCAGGCGGGCATGATTGGCTTGCTCGAAGTCTCGACCAAATACGACTCCACCAAAGGGGCCAGTTTCGAGACGTACGCGGGTATTCGTATCCGTGGCGCGATGCTCGACGAAGTGCGCAAGGGGGATTGGGCACCGCGCTCGGTCCACCGCAACACGCGCATGGTCAGCGACGCAATTCGTGCAATCGAAGCGAAAACCGGTCGTGACGCTAAAGATCACGAGGTTGCTGCCGAACTTGAAATGAGTCTCGACGATTACTACGGGATTTTGAACGATACCCTGGGCAGCCGCCTGTTCAGTTTCGACGACCTGTTGCAGGACGGCGAACACGAAGGGCTGCACGAGGACGGCGCGAGCCAGTCCCTCGAACCGTCGCGGGATCTGGAAGACGAGCGCTTCCAGGCTGCGCTGGCCGAGGCCATTGCCAACTTGCCCGAACGTGAACGCCTGGTGTTGTCGCTGTACTACGACGAAGAGCTGAACCTCAAGGAAATCGGTGAGGTCCTGGGGGTCAGCGAGTCGCGGGTCAGCCAGCTGCACAGCCAATGCGCGGCGCGTTTGCGCGGTCGTCTTGGCGAGTGGCGCGCACGTTCATGAATGAGGCGCAGGCTGCGAGGCCTGCGCGTTGCGTGTAAGACCGGCTGTGCAAGACGTGAGCGGGAAGTAAAGAGACACGGCAGGAGTCGGTCGAACCGGGTCGTAGAGGATCCGGTTTCGCTGCGCTTGTCCCCGTCGATTAAAACCCCTCTTCATGTTCGGCACAGCCGGTATTGATTGAACGCGCGTTCAGGTGCTGAACGCGTTAAAGACTGCTTGGAGGTCGAATTGGACAAGAACATGAAAATCCTCATCGTTGATGACTTCTCAACGATGCGGCGGATCATAAAAAACCTGTTGCGTGACCTTGGGTTCACCAACACGGCCGAAGCAGATGACGGACTCACCGCATTGCCGATGCTGCAAAGCGGCGCCTTTGACTTCCTCGTCACTGACTGGAACATGCCTGGCATGTCCGGCATCGACTTGTTGCGTCAGGTGCGTGCCGACGAGCGTCTGCGCAGTCTGCCGGTGCTGATGGTCACTGCCGAAGCCAAGCGCGAGCAGATCATCGAAGCCGCTCAGGCCGGTGTGAACGGCTACGTGGTAAAGCCGTTCACGGCGCAAGTGCTCAAAGAGAAAATCGAAAAGATCTTCGAGCGCGTCAATAGCTGATGTCCGCTGCGAGGGCGCTATGGATTCCAAAGATTCGACAATGGGTGACTTTGAGTCAACCCTGAAGAAACACGCACAAGAGCTGGTCGCGAGCCTTGAAAAAGGCAAGTTCGGCGACGCCGTGCAACTGATCCATGAGCTTAACCAGACCCGCGACCGCGGCCTGTATCAGGAAGTCGGCAAACTGACGCGCGAGCTGCACAGCGCGATCGTCAACTTCCAGATCGACCCGAACATGCCGCAGGCCGAGGAGGTCTCTCAGATCACCGACGCCACCGAGCGGCTGTCGTACGTGGTCAGGCTGACTGAAAACGCGGCCAACCGGACCATGGACCTGGTGGAGCTGAGCACGCCGTTGATGCACGGGCTCACGGATGACGCCAAGTCGTTGAGCGCCGACTGGGGACGCTTCATGCGCCGAGAGATCAGCGCTGAAGAGTTTCGTGATCTGGCACGCCGCGTCGATGTGTTCCTGACCCGCAGCGAAAAGGAGACCACCGAAGTCTCCGCGCACCTGAATGACATTCTGCTGGCTCAGGATTACCAGGACCTCACCGGTCAGGTGATCAAGCGCGTGACCACGCTGGTCACCGAAGTCGAGCGCAACCTGCTCAAGCTGGTGCTCATGGCGAGCCAGGTGGACCGCTTCGCGGGCATCGAGCACGACCAGGAAGTGTTCCGTCAGGAAAAAGAACAAGAAAAACTTCACTCCAAGGGTGAAGGTCCGCAGATTCATGCCGATAAACGTGAAGACGTTGTATCCGGACAGGATGATGTTGACGATCTGCTATCCAGCCTCGGATTCTGATTCGGTCATTCTTATTCGGACTTCAGGTTTTCTGTGAAAGTGGCTGCTGGGCCCGCGCGCCAATGCTTCGACGAGAGCAATGCGCGCAGGCCCTCAGTGCAGCCTCCGGATCGGTTTGACGGTTAATTTTAGGAGCACCCCCCAATGAGCTTCGGCGCCGATGAAGAAATCCTTCAGGATTTTCTGGTAGAGGCCGGCGAGATTCTCGAGCTGTTGTCAGAGCAGTTGGTCGAGCTGGAAAGCCGACCTGACGATGCGGACCTGCTCAATGCAATTTTTCGCGGTTTTCACACTGTAAAAGGGGGCGCCGGCTTCCTCCAGCTCAACGAGCTGGTTGAATGCTGTCACATCGCCGAGAACGTGTTCGACATCCTGCGCAAGGGTGAACGCCGCGTCGACTCGGAGCTCATGGACGTGGTGCTCGAAGCACTCGACACCGTCAACAGCATGTTCGGTCAAGTGCGCGAGCGTTCCAGCGTCACCCCGGCCACGCCTGAATTGCTCGCCGCGCTGGCTCGCCTGGCCGAGCCGGCATCGGCAGAAGAGATCGCTGCGGCACCGGTGGTTGAAGAGCCGGTTGCTGAAGCGCCTTCCGAAGACATCACCGATCTTGAATTCGAACAGCTTCTGGATTCGCTGAACGCCGTCAAGGCGCAAGCGGCAGGCGCTCCTGCGCCGGCTGCGTCTGCACCAGTAGCCGCGGCAACTGTTGCAGCCTCACCGGCGGCAGCGGTTTCCGCTGCACCGGCCGGCACTGCGGCCAGCGATGAAATCACCGACGACGAATTCGAATCACTCCTCGATCAGCTGCATGGCAAAGGGCAGTTCGCCGTCGATGCCGTGCAACCGCCGGCGGCTGCGACGCCGTCTGCCGCACCGGCCAGTGACGAAATCACTGACGACGAATTCGAGTCGCTGCTGGACCAGTTGCATGGCAAAGGCTCGTTCTCGTCGGATGCCGTTGGCGCTGCTGCTCCTGGCGCTGCGGCTCCTGCTGCCCCTGCACCTGCCGCACCGGTTGCGCCCGCTGCCCCGTCGAAAGCCGCTGCCCCGGACGAAATCACCGACAACGAATTCGAAGACTTGCTGGATCAGTTGCACGGCAAAGGCAAGTTCGAACCTGCAGTCGCTGCCGCCGCACCTGCTGCCGCGCCTGCTGCACCGGCCAAGAAGCCCGAGCCTGTCAAAGCCGAACCGGTAAAAGCAACGCCTGCTGCGGCGGTTCCGGCCAAAGCCGCTCCTGCCGCTGCCGCTGCCGCTGCCGCTGCCGCTGCCGCTGCCGCTGCCGCTGCCGCTGCCGCTGCCGCTGCCGCTGCCGCTGCCCCTGCCGCTGCCCCTGCACCGGCTCGTGCTGCTGCTCCCGCGCCTAGCGAAAAACCGCCGTCTGAAGCGGAAACCACCGTGCGCGTCGACACCGCGCGGCTGGACGAGATCATGAACATGGTCGGCGAACTGGTGCTGGTGCGTAACCGCCTGGTGCGCCTGGGCGCCAACAGCGCCGACGAAGCCATGTCCAAGGCCGTGTCCAACCTAGACGTGGTCACCGCTGACCTGCAGACCGCGGTCATGAAGACCCGCATGCAGCCGATCAAGAAAGTGTTCGGTCGCTTCCCGCGACTGGTTCGCGATCTGGCACGTCAGCTGAAGAAAGAAATCAGCCTTGAACTGGTGGGTGAAGAAACCGACCTGGACAAAAACCTCGTCGAGGCCCTGGCCGACCCGCTGGTCCACTTGGTGCGCAACGCGGTCGATCACGGTATCGAGTCGCCGGAAGAGCGGGAAGCGTCGGGCAAGCCCCGCAACGGTCGTGTGATTCTGGCGGCCGAACAGGAAGGCGATCACATCCTGCTGTCGATTTCCGATGACGGCAAAGGCATGGACCCTGCGGTTCTGCGTGCGATCGCGGTCAAGCGTGGTGTGATGGACAAGGATGCAGCGGATCGCCTCAGCGACACCGACTGCTACAACCTGATCTTCGCGCCGGGCTTCTCGACCAAAACCGAGATTTCCGATGTGTCCGGGCGTGGCGTGGGCATGGACGTGGTGAAAACCAAGATCGCCCAGCTCAACGGCTCGATCAGCATCGATTCCACCAAAGGCCTGGGTTCGAAGATCATCATCAAGGTGCCGCTGACCCTGGCGATCATGCCGACGCTGATGGTCATGCTCGGCAACCAGGCCTTCGCGTTCCCGCTGGTCAACGTCAACGAGATCTTCCACCTGGACCTGTCGACCACCAACGTCGTCGACGGTCAGGAAGTGGTCATCGTCCGCGACAAGGCGCTGCCACTGTTCTACCTCAAGCGCTGGCTGGTCAGCTCGGCGGCTCACGAGGAGCAGCGCGAAGGCCACGTGGTGATTCTGTCGGTGGGCACGCAACGCATCGGCTTCGTGGTTGATCAGTTGGTCGGTCAGGAAGAAGTGGTGATCAAGCCGCTGGGCAAAATGCTGCAAGGCACGCCGGGCATGTCGGGCGCCACCATCACCGGTGACGGCCGCATCGCACTGATTCTCGATGTCCCGAGCATGCTCAAGCGCTACGCAGCACGACGGATGGGTTAAGCAGGATCGGCTTCGGTAGGGCGGATTGTGATGTTCTGTAGGACCGGCTTTAGCCGGGAAGAGGGCAGGGTGAACACCCTTGGTTTTGTGGTGTGACACCCGACGCCTTCCCGGCTAAAGCCGGTCCTACACGGGAAGAGCCCGGTATGGACACTCCGGATTTTGCGGTGTGACGTCCGACGCCTTCCCGGCTAAAGCCGGTCCTACAGGCCCTGTTTAAAGCGCGAAAACCGGTCCCACTGGCCTGTTCCACTCGCCAATGTGACCCAAGCTACGTAATACAGGGCGCGCAGACTCCTCATGGGGCGGCGCGCTCTTTGGAGTGTTTATGGCAGTCAAGGTTCTCGTCGTGGACGATTCGGGTTTTTTCCGACGTCGTGTTTCGGAAATTCTCTCTTCAGATCCCACGATCCAGGTGGTCGGTACCGCCACCAATGGCAAGGAAGCCATTGACCAAGCCCTGGCCCTCAAGCCTGACGTGATCACCATGGACTACGAAATGCCGATGATGGATGGCATTACCGCGGTCCGTCACATCATGCAGCGCTGCCCGACCCCGGTGTTGATGTTCTCCTCCCTGACCCACGAAGGCGCCCGAGTGACCCTCGATGCGCTGGACGCTGGCGCGGTGGATTTCCTGCCGAAGAATTTCGAAGACATCTCGCGCAACCCCGAGAAGGTCAAACAGATGCTGTGCGAGAAAGTACACAGCATCTCCCGCAGCAACCGTCGTTTCAGCGGTTACGGCAGCACGCCTTCTGCCACTTCGGCACCCGCGCCGTCTGCTGCACCTGCTGCCCCGCGCAGCACGTCTGCCGCACCCAGCCCGTCGCGTCCGGGGCCAGCCCCTGCGCCTGCACGTTCAGCCGCGCCGGCGTCCCATCATCACGCGTCAACCTCGGGTGCGCCCAAGCGCAAAGCCTACAAACTGGTGGCGATCGGTACCTCCACCGGTGGCCCGGTGGCCTTGCAGCGGGTGTTGACCCAACTGCCGGCCAACTTCCCGGCGCCCATCGTGCTGATCCAGCACATGCCAGCCGCGTTCACCAAAGCCTTCGCCGAGCGTCTCGACAAGCTTTGCCGCATCAGCGTCAAGGAAGCCGAAGACGGCGACATCCTGCGTCCCGGTCTGGCATTGCTGGCCCCGGGCGGCAAACAGATGATGGTCGATGGTCGCGGTGCGGTGAAAATCCTGCCGGGGGACGAGCGCTTGAACTACAAGCCCTGCGTCGACATCACGTTCGGCTCGGCGGCAAAATCCTACAGCGATAAAGTCCTCGCGGTCGTCCTCACCGGGATGGGCGCTGACGGCCGTGAAGGCGCGCGTCTGCTCAAACAGAGCGGCAGCCAGATCTGGGCGCAGGACGAAGCCAGTTGTGTGATCTACGGCATGCCCATGGCGATCGTCAAAGCCGAACTGGCCGACGCCGTTTACAGCCTCGACGACATCGGGCGCCACCTGGTGGAGGCCTGCAGCTGATGGATGTCTTGACGCTCATAGGGATCATTCTGGCGTTCGTCGCGATCATCGGCGGCAACTTCCTTGAAGGCGGTCACCTGGGCGCCTTGCTCAACGGTCCGGCCGCGCTGATTGTGCTCGGCGGGACGCTGGCGGCCTGCCTGGTGCAGACGCCGATGAGCGCGTTCAAGCGGGCGATGCAGATCTTCATCTGGATTCTGTTTCCGCCACGGATTGATCTGGCGGGCGGCATCGATCGCGTCGTGTCCTGGAGCCTCACCGCGCGCAAGGAGGGCCTGCTTGGCCTCGAAGCCGTGGCGGATTCGGAGCCCGATAACTATTCACGCAAAGGCCTGCAACTGCTGGTCGACGGCGCTGAACCGGCGGCTATACGCGGCATTCTGGAAGTGGATTTCATCACCCAGGAAAGCCGCGACATCCAGGCCGCCAAGGTCTACGAAAGCATGGGCGGCTATGCGCCCACGATAGGCATCATCGGCGCGGTCATGGGCCTGATCCATGTCATGGGCAACCTGGCCGACCCCAATCAACTGGGGAGCGGGATTGCCGTCGCGTTTATTGCCACCATCTATGGCGTGGCGTCCGCCAACCTGTTTCTTCTGCCGGTGGCGAACAAGCTCAAAGCCGTGGCGATCCGTCAGTCTCGCTACCGGGAAATGCTCCTCGAAGGCCTGCTGTCGATTGCCGAAGGCGAGAACCCGCGCTCGATCGAATTGAAGCTGCAAGGCTTCATGGAGTGATGGACTGATGGCCCGCCGACGTCGCCACGAAGAGCACGAAAATCACGAACGCTGGTTGGTGTCCTACGCGGACTTCATCACCTTGCTGTTCGCGTTTTTCGTGGTCATGTATTCCATCTCGTCGCTGAACGAAGGTAAATACAAGGTGCTGTCCGAGGCGCTGGTCGGGGTCTTCAACGAGCCTGAGCGCAGCGTCAAGCCGATCCCCATTGGCGAGCAGAAACCGCAGACCGTGCGACCTGCCGATCCACTGGTTCAGGACAGCGAGCAGACCGACGCCGCGCTGGGTCAGGCCGCCGACGACCCGCTGAAATCAATTGCCGATGACGTCAACGCGGCGTTCGGCGACCTGATCGCTTCCAAACAGATGACCGTGCGCGGCAACGAGCTGTGGATCGAGATCGAGCTTAACTCCAGTCTGCTGTTCGGCAGTGGCGACGCGATGCCGAGCAATCAGGCGTTCGACCTGATCGACAAGGTCGCGAAAATCATCAAGCCGTTCGACAACCCCGTCCACGTTGAAGGGTTTACCGATAACCAGCCGATCAACACCGGACAATTCCCGACCAACTGGGAACTGTCGGCGGCGCGCTCGTCGAGCATCGTGCGCATGCTGGCTATGGACGGGATCAATCCGGCGCGGCTGGCCTCGGTGGGCTACGGCGAATTCCAGCCGCTGACCTCCAATGCCACCGCTGATGGCCGCGCGCGCAACCGTCGCGTGGTGCTGGTGATTTCGCGCAACCTGGACGTGCGCCGCAGCCTGACGGGCTCAGGCACCACGGCCAACGCAAAACCCGATGCTGCGCTGCGCCGTGCTGGCACACAAACTGCACCGGTCCCGACCAAGCCGCCACAAGGCGTCAAATCTTCGTCATCTGCCCCTTAAACCCGGTCGTCGCTTTGGTCGGGGGGAAACGAGTTCATGAGAGTCTGGGCAGTAGCCAATCAGAAAGGCGGGGTCGGCAAGACCACCACCTCCATCGCTTTAGCCGGGTTACTGGCGGAGGCGGGCAAGCGCGTGGTCGTGGTGGACCTCGATCCCCACGGCTCGATGACCAGCTATTTCGGGCAAGATCCCGACACCCTGGAACACAGCAGCTTCGACCTGTTCCTCAACAAGGGCGTGGTGCCGGACGGTTTGCCGGGGCAACTGTTGTTGCCCACCAGCGACAAGCGCATTTCGCTGCTGCCGTCGAGCACCGCGCTGGCCACCCTTGAGCGCCAGTCGCCGGGGCAGAGCGGCCTGGGCCTTGTGATTGCCAAGAGTCTGGCGCAGCTGTGGCAGGACTTTGATTACGCGATCATCGACAGCCCGCCGTTGCTCGGCGTGTTGATGGTCAACGCCCTGGCGGCCAGCCAGCAACTGGCGATCCCGGTGCAGACTGAATTCCTCGCGGTGAAGGGCCTGGAGCGCATGGTCAACACGCTGGCGATGATCAATCGCTCGCGCAAGGTGCCGCTGCCGTACACCATCGTGCCGACGCTGTTCGACCGCCGCACCCAGGCTTCGATGAGCACGCTCAAGCTGCTGCGCGACAGTTACCCGGAGCACGTCTGGAATGCCTTCATTCCGGTGGACACGCGACTGCGCGATGCCAGCCGCGCCGGCCTGACGCCGTCACAGTTCGACAACAAGAGCCGTGGCGTGCTGGCCTACCGCGCGTTGCTCAAGCACATGCTCACCGAACAGCTTGTCGGGCAGGTGGCCTGAGTGGCCGCTGATCATTATTTGTCGAGCGGCGCGCCTGCACGCTCAAGTCCATCGGCTATGCAGCCGATATCTGTATCAGGCGGCAATCGCATCACTACTTTTCGGGCTCCCGTATGAACCGCCCCCTGGACATCGCTACACGACCACAACTGGCGCTGCAGAACTACCTGGACGCGTTGCTGTATGACGCGACCGAGGAGCTGCAGGTCGTCGAGTCCGTCGATGAATTTCAAGCGGCCGTGCTCGAAGAGCAGGCCCATGACGCACGCATGCGTTCCGCGGTAGCGGCGGCCGTTGCTGCTGCGTTGCCTGCTGCTCTGCCCGTGCCGCAGCCCGCGCCGATGAGCCGGCCTGCGCCGGTGTCG encodes the following:
- a CDS encoding ParA family protein, with translation MRVWAVANQKGGVGKTTTSIALAGLLAEAGKRVVVVDLDPHGSMTSYFGQDPDTLEHSSFDLFLNKGVVPDGLPGQLLLPTSDKRISLLPSSTALATLERQSPGQSGLGLVIAKSLAQLWQDFDYAIIDSPPLLGVLMVNALAASQQLAIPVQTEFLAVKGLERMVNTLAMINRSRKVPLPYTIVPTLFDRRTQASMSTLKLLRDSYPEHVWNAFIPVDTRLRDASRAGLTPSQFDNKSRGVLAYRALLKHMLTEQLVGQVA